One Helianthus annuus cultivar XRQ/B chromosome 7, HanXRQr2.0-SUNRISE, whole genome shotgun sequence genomic region harbors:
- the LOC110908838 gene encoding uncharacterized protein LOC110908838, producing MEPSTEYLAFEEKVKKTIYIDNLSPQVTKAVLENAINQFGNVKDVQFIPTYFASCGVCAALVEMESAKQAEEIICEMGDSPLMISGMPRPVRARKAQVEMFEDRPKKHQRTIVCRWMDPSHQNFELAKKIKDLTKKHAAEAQYIMELQVKEEEKLHKQQSETLQTNYRKYELIDGAQADGNVNRLKAEYGIKLNDR from the exons ATGGAGCCATCTACTGAATACCTGGCGTTTGAAGAGAAGGTTAAGAAGACGATCTACATCGACAACTTATCCCCTCAGGTTACAAAAGCCGTTTTAGAAAATGCTATCAATCAGTTTGGGAATGTGAAAGACGTTCAGTTCATTCCCACGTATTTCGCGTCTTGCGGTGTCTGTGCTGCTCTGGTGGAGATGGAATCAGCCAAACAGGCTGAAGAAATCATCTGTGAGATGGGTGATTCTCCTCTTATGATATCTGGAATGCCCAGGCCCGTGAGAGCCCGAAAAGCCCAAGTTGAAATGTTCGAGGACCGGCCCAAGAAGCATCAAAGAACGATTGTGTGCCGTTGGATGGATCCAAGTCACCAAAACTTTGAGCTGGCTAAGAAGATCAAGGATCTGACGAAGAAACATGCTGCTGAGGCTCAATATATAATGGAG CTACAAGTTAAAGAAGAAGAGAAGCTGCATAAACAGCAAAGCGAGACCCTGCAGACAAACTACAGGAAGTATGAGCTGATTGATGGTGCGCAAGCAGATGGAAATGTGAACCGTTTGAAAGCTGAATATGGGATAAAGCTCAACGACCGCTGA